A part of Paraburkholderia azotifigens genomic DNA contains:
- a CDS encoding amino acid ABC transporter substrate-binding protein — MKTQRFWSMLAIAGLLMAGATVGAQEDTQLSRPVPDSPAPAALTGTLSKVRETGTIALGYRESSVPFSWLNARKEPIGYSIELCKALVSAIGDAVNRTLTIQWVPVTPENRIDAVVSGRVDLECGSTTSNVERQKRVAFSPIIFVAGTKVMVKKGSPIGSFRDLAGRRVAVTAGTTNEKALRDLDRKFRLGMQLQVVPDHAQGFAQVANGQADAFATDDVLLYGLIAEHSGERGEYRVVGDYLSYDPYGIMFRKDDPQLAQVVRDTFQELAADGEIDRQYKRWFLRRLPSGTSLNLPMSAQLATIIQTMAGGEPQ, encoded by the coding sequence ATGAAGACGCAGCGATTCTGGTCGATGCTGGCCATCGCGGGGCTGCTGATGGCGGGCGCCACAGTGGGGGCGCAGGAGGACACGCAGTTGTCGCGTCCGGTTCCCGACAGCCCGGCGCCGGCGGCGCTGACGGGCACGCTGTCCAAGGTGCGAGAGACGGGCACCATCGCGCTTGGCTACCGCGAGTCGTCGGTGCCGTTCTCCTGGCTGAACGCGCGCAAGGAGCCAATCGGCTATTCGATCGAGCTGTGCAAGGCACTGGTGTCAGCGATCGGAGACGCGGTCAACCGGACCCTGACCATCCAGTGGGTGCCTGTCACACCCGAAAACCGCATTGACGCGGTGGTCAGCGGCCGGGTCGATCTGGAATGCGGTTCTACGACCAGCAATGTGGAACGTCAGAAACGAGTGGCCTTCTCGCCGATCATCTTCGTGGCGGGCACAAAGGTCATGGTAAAGAAAGGTTCGCCGATCGGCTCGTTCCGCGATCTCGCGGGCAGGAGGGTCGCGGTGACGGCCGGCACCACGAACGAGAAGGCGCTGCGCGATCTGGACCGGAAGTTCAGGCTCGGGATGCAGCTGCAGGTGGTGCCCGACCATGCGCAGGGGTTCGCGCAGGTGGCCAACGGACAGGCCGACGCGTTCGCCACCGACGACGTGTTGCTGTACGGCCTGATCGCGGAGCATAGCGGCGAGCGCGGCGAATATCGCGTGGTCGGCGATTATCTGTCTTATGACCCGTATGGGATCATGTTCCGCAAGGACGACCCGCAGCTCGCGCAAGTGGTGAGGGATACCTTCCAGGAACTCGCGGCGGACGGAGAAATCGACCGTCAATACAAGCGGTGGTTCTTGCGCCGCCTGCCGTCGGGCACCAGCCTCAACCTGCCGATGAGTGCACAGCTTGCGACCATCATTCAGACGATGGCGGGAGGCGAGCCGCAATGA